From the genome of Triticum aestivum cultivar Chinese Spring chromosome 3B, IWGSC CS RefSeq v2.1, whole genome shotgun sequence, one region includes:
- the LOC123071539 gene encoding tubby-like F-box protein 3: MSFRSIARDVRDGFGSLSRRSFDVTIASLYGLTGHHKGKAQSSLDDFLDPAPVIQESRWASLPPELLQDIIRRLEADESTWPSRKHVVCFAAVCKTWREMCKEIVLSPEFSGKLTFRVSLKQPGPRDGMIQCFIKRNKSKSTYQLYLCLTNVVTAESGKFLLSAKRNRKTSCTEYAISMDSANTSRSNRTYIGKLRSNFLGTKFLIYDTQPPYNGAVVPPVGRSSRRFNSTRVSPKVPAGSYNIAQVTYELNVLGTRGPRRMRCIMHSIPASSVEPGGVVPGQPEQIVPRALGDSFRSITSFSQSFRSSATFSRSIMDQSMDFNSARFSEISGCGGVTDGDGEGEVKERPLVLRNKPPRWHEQLQCWCLNFRGRVTIASVKNFQLTAASNPPPAGAPTPSQPGPVDPEKVILQFGKVARDMFTMDYRYPLSAFQAFAICLSSFDTKLACE, encoded by the exons ATGTCGTTTCGTAGCATAGCTCGTGATGTTAGGGATGGTTTCGGTAGCTTGTCGAGACGGAGCTTTGATGTGACAATCGCAAGCCTTTATGGTCTTACTGGGCATCACAAGGGGAAGGCTCAAAGTTCATTGGATGACTTCCTTGATCCAGCTCCTGTAATTCAAGAGAGTCGGTGGGCAAGTCTTCCTCCTGAACTCCTCCAAGATATCATACGGAGACTGGAGGCTGATGAGAGCACCTGGCCATCCAGGAAGCACGTCGTCTGCTTCGCGGCTGTTTGTAAGACATGGAGGGAAATGTGCAAAGAGATTGTGCTGAGCCCTGAGTTCTCTGGGAAGCTTACGTTCCGAGTCTCTCTAAAGCAG CCTGGTCCTCGAGATGGAATGATTCAATGTTTTATAAAGAGGAACAAATCAAAATCCACCTATCAGCTCTACCTGTGCCTTACCAATG TTGTTACTGCAGAATCTGGCAAGTTCCTCTTATCTGCTAAAAGGAACCGCAAGACATCTTGCACAGAGTATGCCATCTCAATGGACTCTGCCAACACCTCAAGATCGAACAGAACCTACATTGGAAAGCTGAG GTCAAACTTCCTCGGCACAAAGTTTTTAATCTACGACACGCAGCCCCCGTACAACGGGGCCGTAGTGCCACCTGTTGGAAGAAGCAGCAGAAGGTTCAACTCAACAAGGGTCTCTCCGAAGGTGCCTGCCGGCAGTTACAACATAGCTCAGGTGACATACGAGCTAAATGTTCTTGGCACGAGAGGGCCTAGGCGGATGCGCTGCATCATGCACTCCATACCAGCCTCGTCGGTTGAGCCCGGCGGTGTCGTCCCCGGCcagccggagcagatcgtgcctcgGGCCCTGGGCGACTCGTTCCGCAGCATCACGTCCTTCTCCCAGTCGTTCCGCAGCAGCGCCACCTTCTCCAGGTCCATCATGGACCAGTCCATGGACTTCAACAGCGCGCGCTTCTCCGAGATCAGCGGCTGCGGCGGGGTGAcggacggcgacggcgagggcgaggtCAAGGAGAGGCCGCTGGTGCTCCGCAACAAGCCCCCGAGGTGGCACGAGCAGCTGCAGTGCTGGTGCCTCAACTTCCGCGGCCGCGTGACCATCGCCTCGGTGAAGAACTTCCAGCTGACCGCCGCGTCGaacccgccgcccgccggcgccccgACCCCCTCGCAGCCCGGCCCGGTCGACCCTGAGAAGGTCATCCTGCAGTTTGGGAAGGTCGCGAGGGACATGTTCACCATGGACTACCGCTACCCTCTGTCGGCCTTCCAGGCGTTCGCCATCTGCCTCAGTAGCTTCGACACGAAACTGGCCTGTGAATAA